GCATATCCTGAAATATTATATTAAACGATGTGTGGGGTTACCGGGAGATACACTATCTATCCGGAATGGATTCTATCATATAGGAGGAATACAAACACCTCTTGGTAACATGGATTCACAAAGAAAAATTGCTGCTACAAAAATATTTCAAAAAGAAACATTTCAGAGTTTTCCATTCGATAGTATCATAGCTTGGAATATTAAGGACTTCGGTCCGTTATATGTACCGGGAAAGGGAGATTCTATCACACTGAATCATACAAACTTCAAGTTATATAAGAAACAGATTGAATGGGAACAACAAGGAAGCCTGCAATATAAGGAATCTACCGCTTTTCTTAATGGAAACCCGATTAATGGTTATCGCTTTCAAAAAAACTACTATTTTATGGCTGGTGACAACGGACTGGATTCGCAGGACTCGCGCTATTGGGGATTGTTACCGGAAGAATATATTGTAGGAAAAGCTTGGATTATATGGAAGTCGTACGATCCATTTACGGGTAAATTCCGTTGGGAACGATTTCTGAAAGTTATTCATTAATAGTATTGTTCATGAAATATACCCGATACATAAGTTTGTCCCTACTTATTTTTAGCGGTACTTTTTTACTGTGTACTGTATTTGCCACGGATTCAAGCCTGGAAAACGGGTTAGTTATGGGGAAAGTCCATTGGTTTCATTTATCCATGTTGATTATGTCTGTATGCAGTTGGATAGCAGCCCTCTTGATGAAACCGGCGAAACCATTTATCTTTTTACCGACAGATGGATTAGTCTTACTTTTAGCGATTATTGTTGTGCTTACTTATAACTGGCAATTAAATCCCGAACCGGAGAGATTACTGGTCGGTGGGCAACTGATCATGCTGTGGTTCCTGTTGCGGTTCATCTTTAACGAATGGCAGCCCTTACGATTGTTTTTCCCTGCGGTGATTATGGGGACAGGCTTGATAGAAGCGATTTCAGGGATATGTCAATTACATGGTTTTGAAAATTCTAACCATTCTTTGTTTAACCTAACGGGGGATTTCTATAATCCGGGACCTTATTCAGGGTATCTGGCGTTAGTGTTACCTCTTTGTGTGTGGATAATTTTAGAATTTGATAAATATAAGAAAGCCGGCTGGCATCAAAGTAAGATTTATCTGTATTATATGGCATGGTTTTGCTTGCTGGGAATCCTTGTTGTATTACCTGCCGGGATGAGCCGGACGGCATGGATAGCAGCAATTGTATCATGCGCATGGGTTTACTGGGGGGAACGTATCGGATGGAAAAAAACGAAACGGATTATGAAAAGACATCCCATATTGTCCCTCGTTTCTTCTATTTTAATAATGGTATCTTTAGCAGGTGTATTTGTAGGCATTTACACATTGAAGATGGATTCAGCCAATGGCCGGTTACTTTTGTGGAAAGTGACGGGGCGAGCTATAATGGAGCAACCTTGGGCTGGTACTGGACTGGGTGGTTTTCCGGCTGCTTATACCGAAGCACAAGCAGGATATTTTGCTTCTGGTAAAGCTACGGAGACAGAGAGGGTGGTAGCCGGATGTCCGGATTACGGATTCAATGAATTTTTACAAATTGGTTTGGAACAAGGAGTTGCAGGTTTAGTAGTTTTTGTGTTGTTATTAGGATATTCCTTGTGGTGTGGTGTAAAAAACGGACAGCTAGGAGCTAGTGGAGGAATATTGGCGTTGATAGTGTTCGGCTTGGCGTCTTATCCGTTGCAGTTGCCGGAGTTTTGGGTCGTGTTAGTCGTGTTTATGGCAGTAGCTAACACTTCTCTGGACAGTGCTACCTCCCTTTGTCTATTTCGAGGAGGACTGAGAAGAATAATTTTTATTACTATAATCGGGATTTTTGTAGTAGGTTGCGCTGGAATTTTCCGGCAACAGAAGAAATATCATGAGGGCTACAAAAAATGGAATAGATTGAAGATGATGCATAATAATGAAGTGTATGAAGCGGCTAGTAACGGATATGAGGAGTTGGTATCTCAAATGAAGCATAGACCGGAATTACTGTTTGAAACAGCGCTATGTTTAAATAGGACAAAACGGTATGCAGAAGCAAACAAGTTATTATACCAGGCAATGCTATTAAGTAGTGATCCGATGATATATTATATTACGGCAAAAAATGAACAGGCACTGGGAAATTACCGGAAAGCAGAAAAGTTATTGTTACATGCTATTAATATATTGCCGGAACGAATCTATCCGTATTATCTATTAGCTAAACTTTATTCGGAAGAAGCTTTTTTTCAAGAGGATAAGTTTCTCCATATTGCTGAAGTTGTATTGAAAAAAGAGCCCAGAGTAGTAAGTCCTGCTATTCAGGAAATGAAATCAGAAATTCAAAAGATGCTCAATGATAAACGTAGAAATCCTAATTGACGTTTTTGTAGATTGATTACCATAATGTTGTAATTATAAATTTTTGCATCTATAGATATTAAAGATAGAATTACAGATAAGCAAATAATTAGTAGTTATTCTAAGAAAGAAGAACTAAAAACTGATCAGATATTCAGAAAAACAGCTATTGTGATAAAATATATACGAAATATAAGTCGTTAGTAGAAAAAGCTTTTATACATTTATACCCAATAAATACGAAGTAAATAGGATAGGTTGGGGGAGGAGAGAATATTCAAAAAGAATCTTCGTAATAACTTTTAACAATTAAAATGATAGCTTCATGATGTACAAAATTTCCGAAGGCTATATTTATATAAACTAATGAAATTGACAGATATGAAAATTAACCCTTTTATACTCATGGTATGTTGCTGTTTAGCTGTAGCATGTAGTACCTCTGATCTCAGTTTTCCCCGCGAAGAAACATTAACACCAGAATTAATGCCTTTACAAGGGCTCACTAATCCCATAAGGGTAGAAGTGAAACATCCTTTTTTAATTCTTCAAAATATGAAGCAACGTGATAGTATATTTCATATTTACGATCTTACTAGCCATACATTGAAAAGTGTTTTTGGAGTAATGGGAGAAGGCCCAAAGGATTTGGTGGCTCCTTGGTTATTTCAGACACAGCTTCCGGGTTTTCTTATTACTGACTTAGGCAAAAATTTGATTTA
The genomic region above belongs to Parabacteroides pacaensis and contains:
- the lepB gene encoding signal peptidase I — translated: MKKRISNFTNKVINAVLGLWTLITLWFVTQILLFATFKIPSNSMTPELTMGDYILVWKPVIGPRLFDLFASMRNEQTEIYRIPGYKKIKRNDILVFNFPYPRSADKMEMHILKYYIKRCVGLPGDTLSIRNGFYHIGGIQTPLGNMDSQRKIAATKIFQKETFQSFPFDSIIAWNIKDFGPLYVPGKGDSITLNHTNFKLYKKQIEWEQQGSLQYKESTAFLNGNPINGYRFQKNYYFMAGDNGLDSQDSRYWGLLPEEYIVGKAWIIWKSYDPFTGKFRWERFLKVIH
- a CDS encoding O-antigen ligase family protein: MKYTRYISLSLLIFSGTFLLCTVFATDSSLENGLVMGKVHWFHLSMLIMSVCSWIAALLMKPAKPFIFLPTDGLVLLLAIIVVLTYNWQLNPEPERLLVGGQLIMLWFLLRFIFNEWQPLRLFFPAVIMGTGLIEAISGICQLHGFENSNHSLFNLTGDFYNPGPYSGYLALVLPLCVWIILEFDKYKKAGWHQSKIYLYYMAWFCLLGILVVLPAGMSRTAWIAAIVSCAWVYWGERIGWKKTKRIMKRHPILSLVSSILIMVSLAGVFVGIYTLKMDSANGRLLLWKVTGRAIMEQPWAGTGLGGFPAAYTEAQAGYFASGKATETERVVAGCPDYGFNEFLQIGLEQGVAGLVVFVLLLGYSLWCGVKNGQLGASGGILALIVFGLASYPLQLPEFWVVLVVFMAVANTSLDSATSLCLFRGGLRRIIFITIIGIFVVGCAGIFRQQKKYHEGYKKWNRLKMMHNNEVYEAASNGYEELVSQMKHRPELLFETALCLNRTKRYAEANKLLYQAMLLSSDPMIYYITAKNEQALGNYRKAEKLLLHAINILPERIYPYYLLAKLYSEEAFFQEDKFLHIAEVVLKKEPRVVSPAIQEMKSEIQKMLNDKRRNPN